In Lolium rigidum isolate FL_2022 chromosome 7, APGP_CSIRO_Lrig_0.1, whole genome shotgun sequence, the DNA window gtatcgtggctctcggtactgggggtttcgcgacggaggctttaagtaggcggaagggcaggtcaagaggcgtcacgggggacccacacagcagggccgcgccgccctggcgtgtcgtcgcctcgtggccccacttcgtgatcctttcggtcttctggaagcttcgtgcaaaaataggcccctgggcgttgatttcgtccaattccgagaatatttccttactaggatttcgaaaccaaaaacagcgagaaaacgacaagcggctcttcggcatctcgttaataggttagtgccggaaaatgcataaatatgacataaattatgcataagacatgtagatatcatcaataatgtggcatggaccataagaaattatcgatacgtcggagacgtatcagttgcatGTAACAAGACTGCATTTTGTCCATCCACGTGATGGAGAAATATACAATGGGTCCACTCGGTAATGCAATATCTTACACTGCTTGCCTGTGGTTAATGAGTTTAATCACAAGGTGATATTGAATTATTGTACGAGTAAAGAGTGCTTTCCGGTAACAAGATTGAACTAGGTACGGTGATACCGACGATCGAATCTCgatcaagtaaaatatcgcgagagaaAGGGAATGGAATATGAGATTGTTTAAATCCTTGATATCGTGGTTCAACCGATAAATATCCTCGTTAAATTTCTGGGAATCATTATGGACATCTAGGTCTTGCAATTGATTATTGATCGgataggtgtctcgatcatgtccacatattCTCGAACCCATAGGGTCACATAGTTAACTCTCAACACCACTAGGGTAGAATAGGGATATTAATTATGGCGAGTCCCAAGATTGTTCTAGGACGTCATGAGGCGTTTCAGTGGGtttgaagaataagattcatatttgGGAAATCAATTTTAGGTTTTCAAAAAAGTTCGGGAATTTTTCATTATTGTATCAAAATGTTCCTGAAGGTTTTGAAGGGCCCACTTGTCCTGGAGAGGGCCACGTGGACCAAGGAGGTGTGTGCGGGCCTACGTGGGCCAAGCGCACAACCCACCGTTGGCCTAACTAGCCACCCAACGGGGAAACCCTAAGGAGGGCACCAAGATTTGTTTTGGGAGGGGGGGGCATAAATCTTCCCCCTTCCTTGGCCGCTGGCCCTAGGCTTGGAAGGGGCTTGCCACACCCCTTCCCTGCCCCTACATAAGTAGAGGGGGAGGCGCAGGAGCTGTGCATCCAAACCCTAGCCGACTATCCCCTGTTGCCcctctccctcctctcctcctacACGCAGGTGAAGCCCTATACCCCGTGGAGCTCTCCATCATAGCCTTCACCATCGTTGCGTTGTTGGCATCTAGATCCCATCTACTTTTCCACCATACTTGTTGGATCTAAGCTACCATCGATGGGGTTTGCTAGTACTTGCTGCCATTGGAAGAGCGGAGAAGCCATTGAACAACTTGGAGAAAATAAGGAAGACCTCTTGGCGCCACCATCGTCCTGCACCAACTACAGTAGATGGCACCACTTACCTCCTCGTTAGTGGAGATCCTTCACGGGATAGTTTGGGCAACATAGAAAATTTACGGATCTAGTTTTCACCATCTAAAACATGCGCAGTTCCCTAAAATCTGAAAATCTTTTATCTTCTCTCCTAAAAACACTTGTATGAGAGCCCCTTTTTCTCCttccgttggagatgctctaaacaccGAGTGGAAATTATTGACAACCAAACAAGCCTTTGGTGGTGCTTTTAGCTGAATGCGGGGAGGACAATGTTGCAACACTGAACAAGAACAGTGCCATTCAATAAAGTTGCGTAATTACAGTATTCCCTTCGTTCATTAACGTAAAACCTTATATCTTTTTTGgtaatatatgtatctagacAGATTTTAGTGTATACTTTCACTCTTTTTGATCTATATGTAACCCATTTTCAAATATTTGTGAACCTAAAGAACTAAACTAAACCAGTAAAGCTCAAAAGTTCGTGTCGTCCATTGGCACAAAATCCCCAATCTGTTTTTTTACAATTAATATCACACATATTCATTAGCAATAAACAGTACATGGTAGGGACAAGCTGTTTCCAATAAAATCTAAAAGAAACAACTAAATTATCGGAGTTTTTAAACTCTTTCTTTTTcatgacacaatcttgtacttacTAGAAGGTAGTCAAAGATAGGTACCAAACCAATGTCCTCCCGCCCTAATTTTAATGGGGCTCTACCAAAGATAGCCTCCCAGTTCTCTATTGAAAACATAACCTTTGTGAAAAGCTCTATAGATCATGTTCCCCCACCCTCCCGATACCGGCCAGGCTGGCCGGAGGATGGGAAGCATCTATGGTAGAGGTGGAAGTGGAGGCCAAGTTTCTTGAAGGCGGCGGCTGGGAGGAGAGAGATTGAATCCCCAATCTGTTGAAGCAGGTTACCTTGCCACGGAAATGAAAAATGAAATTTCTTGTAAACTCGTGCGGCCCCACTACCAGGCCCTCACCAGCCACAGGTAGCAGCAGCCCAGGATAAGATGATAGCGCAAAGGCCAAAACAAATCTTCACAAGCGCGCCCGCGCACGCACACGGTGGGCGGTGCAGCGCAGTCATCTCGCCCGAAACAATTCAGCGGCCAGCCGCGCAGCAGCTAGCGAAGCTGCGGCGTCGTCAGCAATGGCAGCGACTCTTCAGTTCATCAGCCTCCTCGGCACCTCCTCGCCCCATCCAGCTCCTTcctgcagcagcagcaccaccagcaACGAGAAGCAGCAGTGTCGCTCTGTTCATTTGCCGCGGCAGCAGCGGAGGGGGAGGAGGCTCCGCGCAGCCCGTGCCGTCGAGACGGACGCCCCCAGCGCCAACCCCGAAACGGCGGTTGAGCCGGTCGAGCCGCCGTCGGTCGACTTCGCGTTCGTCAGCGTGAGTTCTTCTGTCCTTGCTCGATCGGTTATTCGCTCTGCTTTCTTTCCCTTCCGACGTCAGACTGAATTCCGGCGATGCAATTGCAGCCCCGGTTGCTGCCGGACGGGACGCCGGACGTGGTCTACCGGACGGCGTGCGGCGGGCAGAAGCTCAGGGACATCATGCTCGAAGGGTACATCGACCTCTACGGGCCTTACGTGAGTGCTGCCGCCGGTAATTTCTCCTTCGTTGATGTCCCTGTTGTACCAGCCAGATTCTGATGCTGCCGCCGCTGCAGGACAAGCCTCTGTCAAACTGCTCAGGAGGCGGCGAGTGCGGGACTTGCATGGTGGAGGTACGATAATTCTCTCAAGCCCGAAGTAGTGATCTTAAGACAAACTCAGTTTACAACTGCAAGTGTTGCATGGATGAGCATCTCGCTCTCTCTAGAACTAATCTTTCCTATTAACTGCAACTCGGAGCGCGCGATTTTGTCATTCAGGTAGTAGAAGGCGGTGAAATGCTTTCACCAAAGAATGAAGTGGAAAAGGAAAAGCTTAGAAGGGTATGTGCGTTTCTGAAAGATAGAAAACAAAAACGTACGGTGTAAACATTGTGCTACTATAACTCTTTGTGTTCATCTTCAGAAACCCAAGTCGTGGAGACTAGCGTGCCAGGCTACGGTTGGCAAACCAGATTCAACAGGACAGGTAAGGCAGTCCACTGTGCTCAACACTTGCATTCTGATTTCTGAGCCTTGCGAGAAGATCGCCATGATCGTCGCTGTTTCATTTCATTTTGTTTCTCAGATTGGCGGCAACAGAATGGACTTGATTATTTTGTTCTGTGCATGTGCAGATGGTCATCCAGCAGCTGCCGGAGTGGAAAATACACGAGTGGGAGAAGTAACAAGTGTGTAACATTGTGGTGATTATGCAGTAGATTTCATTGCGGTAACAGAATGGCTGGGGTATGCTCCCATTCCGAAAAAAAAAGTAGATTTCATGTATCTGGAAGAATCAAACAGGAGCAACAGATGATCAGGAGAAGAACTAGACTTTGACAACGGGTCGAAGCCTCAAGGAGTATATATATGGAGTACAGAGAGGCATGCGAAAGAGTCTCTTATCATTCTAGTATAGTAGTATAGCGCATGTcacaggcccaaaaaccaaacccTGTGTATAATTTTTCTTCAtggatgtatcattttccaacgaCATCACCAGGCGGACATTTTGTTCCTTAGCTCCTTATTCCCATTATGGAATCTGATTTTATATAATCCTCTCCCTCAGTCCCTCCTCTCTTAATAGATGATCCTTTACATATGGAAATGGTCCTCAATATGCATTTTTGACCACCAGTTTTGTTAGGCAAATGCTAGATAAAAACATGACAAATCTGTTGACCTATTTTCGCAGCTTTACTTGGTCAATCAACTTCAACTGAATTGCTTGCCTTGGCATGCTGGTATTTGTGGTGGGAAATGAGACAGCATGTTCAAGGGGAGAAAGTACAGCAACCTGGAAGGGCAGCGATATATAGCCATATCAGCCTTGACAGCGAATTTCAGAGCTGCACATTCAGCCAAACCAAAGAAAAAGGTTGAGCCGTGTAACGCAACAGAATATGTGGAACGTACAATGCCCAACTAGGTTGGCGTTGGTTTATAGTGTACACAGTCGTACAAATACAGCCCCACCCactccttaggcgttatatgattcatcgttccgatatgtatttcgcctagatattttctagtttagCATCTTTTTTGGACTTGAGACtcgtaaacggctgtgtgcatcctggttatgcagatgctggatgtaattgctttcccaaaaagtgttggataattaggcaca includes these proteins:
- the LOC124674783 gene encoding photosynthetic NDH subunit of subcomplex B 3, chloroplastic-like; translation: MAATLQFISLLGTSSPHPAPSCSSSTTSNEKQQCRSVHLPRQQRRGRRLRAARAVETDAPSANPETAVEPVEPPSVDFAFVSPRLLPDGTPDVVYRTACGGQKLRDIMLEGYIDLYGPYDKPLSNCSGGGECGTCMVEVVEGGEMLSPKNEVEKEKLRRKPKSWRLACQATVGKPDSTGQMVIQQLPEWKIHEWEK